The nucleotide window TGTCCCTGGACCGCAACAGGGCCTCGCCCACCACTTTGGCGGACATATAGCCTTCCAGATGGAAAGGCGTGTACTCCTTGATGTCGGGGAATGACACCTTCATGGCGGATTGGAACTCCCGCAAAAGGGGCAGTACGCGGCCGTTGGGATTGGGGTAGGTCTGGGCAATACCCACACCACGTGCGCCTGCAAGCCCCGCCACCTTGATCAACAGGCCGGGCTGCACATACGAGAGTACAAAAATCGACTGGGTCACACCCGCCTTGCGCAGTGCGGCGACGCCATCCACCGAGAATCGAGGCGCGCCCACGATGAGGATGCCCTGGGGGCTCTGCGCGGCCAGTTCGGCGGCGGCCTGGGTCAGGGACTTTTCATCTATCGCGGATTTCACGCTCTTGAACGCCAGACCCGCAACACGGGTGGACTCGGTTTGCGCAACGGCTTCGCCTGATATGCCCATGGCGAAGTCCTGGTAGAGCATCGACAGCTTGCTGATGCCGATGGTGCGCGCGTGGTTGACGATTTTCTCGATCTGCTGCTTGTCACCGGCCCGTATGTGAAACAGCTTGCGGTGGCCCGGGTTGCGCAGGCTTTCTGCGCCCGGAATGGCGTTCACGACCACCACATCGGCGTTGTCCAGCAACTTGTCGTCGAGCATGCGCTTGATGGCGGTAGAGCCAATCGGGCTGATCAGGGCCACGGGGCGCTTCTCCATGGCCGACGCGAAACGCTCGACAAACTTGTCGGCGTTGTATTCGTCGTCCATCTTGAACAGCACCACTTTGCGCCCCTGGACACCGGTTTTATTGAGTTGCGCCAGATAGGACGTGGCGCCCTGGTTGATTTCCAGGGCTTCCGTGACTGGAATGTTGGTGAACGGCGCTACCTGACCGATCACGATGTCGCCGCCGGTCTGCGCGTTGGCGACCAGTGTGCATACGGAAAGTAATCCTCCCAAGGTCCATTGAACGATGGGCTTGAACATGCTTTTTTTCATTTTTGTGCGCAACGTCGTAGGCGTTGAGTTTGATTTTCTGATGCTCGACAACTATGCGTGCCGAAACTTGTTTGCCCAATGCGACGACGCCACTTTCAGTTATTCCGGGCCGGCATTCCGGGAAGAACGTCACGCATTGCAGCAACGTCTCTTATATCCGGGTTTTCCCGCACGGCCCGCGACATCGTATAAATCCAAGCCTTGACAATATTTGCCTAGGCAAGTATTATTCGCAACATCCATGAAAAAGCCGACACCCTCTTCCCCCCAAGCGGATGCGCAAGCCACGCCCTTTTATTGCGCAAAGGACTACCGCCCTGAAGACAGCATTGCCTATCTGGTCCGCCAGATCCTGGATGCCGTTGCCCAGGAGGTGGAAAAGCAGTTGGCGCACACCGAGCTGACCAACGCGCAGTGGATTCCCCTTTTCAAGCTGTACATGGGCAAAGCCTCCACCGTGGCCGAACTGGCCCGCGAATGCCGCCTGGACGCGGGCGCCATGACACGCACGCTGGACCGGCTGGAAGCCAAGGGCCTGTGCCAGCGCGCCCGCTCAGAGGTCGACCGCCGCGTGGTCAACATCACGCTGACTGAGGCCGGCACCGAAGCCGCCCGCGACATTCCCAAGATATTGAGCCGTGTGCAAAACGCCAATCTGGTGGGTTTCTCGGTCGAGGAGTTTGAAACCCTCAAGAGCTATCTGCACCGCATCCTGAACAACACCCGCGCACCGAGCGCCCCAACACCAACCGACCCACCCCATGACGCCTCTTCACCTGCAACCTCTGGAAACAACCATGCGGAATGACTTCCCCATCTCTACCCGCTGGGCCCGCCACGCACTGACCGTGGTGGCCCTGGCATCCCTCACAGCTTGCGCCAACTTCTCCGGTATTTTTTCGCAGGCCAAGCCGATCACGCCGCAGGCAGTGGGCCTGTCTGAAACGCCCATCCCCGCCAACAACCCGGCGCTGGACGCCCAGTGGTGGAAGACCTTTGGCGACAGCCAGCTCAACACCCTGGTGGACCTGGCACTGGCCAACAACCCCTCGCTGCGCGTGGCCCAGGCCCGCTTGCAGCGCGTGCAGGCCGGTATCGACAACGCTGACGCGGCCAACCTGCCCCAAGTGAACGCCAGCCTGGATGCCACACAACAGAAATTCACCAAGA belongs to Rhodoferax saidenbachensis and includes:
- a CDS encoding ABC transporter substrate-binding protein; its protein translation is MFKPIVQWTLGGLLSVCTLVANAQTGGDIVIGQVAPFTNIPVTEALEINQGATSYLAQLNKTGVQGRKVVLFKMDDEYNADKFVERFASAMEKRPVALISPIGSTAIKRMLDDKLLDNADVVVVNAIPGAESLRNPGHRKLFHIRAGDKQQIEKIVNHARTIGISKLSMLYQDFAMGISGEAVAQTESTRVAGLAFKSVKSAIDEKSLTQAAAELAAQSPQGILIVGAPRFSVDGVAALRKAGVTQSIFVLSYVQPGLLIKVAGLAGARGVGIAQTYPNPNGRVLPLLREFQSAMKVSFPDIKEYTPFHLEGYMSAKVVGEALLRSRDKDITGATLARSLKAMGEVDLGGFRVDFSKGNTGSSFVDIGVMNVDGRLIY
- a CDS encoding MarR family winged helix-turn-helix transcriptional regulator, producing MKKPTPSSPQADAQATPFYCAKDYRPEDSIAYLVRQILDAVAQEVEKQLAHTELTNAQWIPLFKLYMGKASTVAELARECRLDAGAMTRTLDRLEAKGLCQRARSEVDRRVVNITLTEAGTEAARDIPKILSRVQNANLVGFSVEEFETLKSYLHRILNNTRAPSAPTPTDPPHDASSPATSGNNHAE